The Amblyomma americanum isolate KBUSLIRL-KWMA chromosome 3, ASM5285725v1, whole genome shotgun sequence genome window below encodes:
- the LOC144124233 gene encoding uncharacterized protein LOC144124233 yields MRLESNLAQFAGDGNRGIFSTVPLFLGVGYSMTAYAVIHAVADIAPLSDALALLLSWTRSFEWHHDCPGGWMTRNFTCYTIRRGSTPCKVVRQHLANSLRHSTLTEGMPVAIGSEVLLVDARTYKEEAETCILDLPDTASPYDL; encoded by the exons ATGCGCCTGGAGAGCAACCTGGCCCAGTTTGCCGGAGACGGCAACAGGGGCATCTTCAGCACAGTTCCGCTCTTCCTTG GCGTGGGCTACTCGATGACGGCGTACGCCGTGATACACGCCGTGGCCGACATCGCGCCGCTGTCCGATGCACTGGCGCTGCTCCTGTCCTGGACCAGGTCGTTCGAGTGGCACCACGACTGCCCCGGAGGGTGGATGACGCGCAACTTCACCTGCTACACCATTCGGCGAGGCTCG ACTCCCTGTAAGGTGGTGCGGCAGCATCTGGCCAACAGCCTCCGCCACAGCACGCTGACTGAGGGCATGCCGGTCGCCATCGGCAGCGAAGTGTTGCTGGTGGATGCCCGAACCTACAAGGAAGAGGCCGAGACCTGCATCCTTGACTTGCCAGACACCGCGTCGCCATACGACTTGTAA